A genomic segment from Amia ocellicauda isolate fAmiCal2 chromosome 13, fAmiCal2.hap1, whole genome shotgun sequence encodes:
- the gar1 gene encoding H/ACA ribonucleoprotein complex subunit 1, producing the protein MSYRGGGGRGGGGFNRGGGGGRGGGGFGGRGGGGGYGGRGGGGGGYGGRGGGGGFRGGGRGGFQRQDYGPPEYVVALGEFMHPCEDEIVCKCTTEENKVPYFNAPVYLENKEQIGKVDEIFGQLRDFYFSVKLSENMKASSFKKLQKFYVDPAKLLPLQRFLPRPPGEKGPPRGGRGGGRGGGRGGRGGGFRGGRGGGGFGGGRGGGGFRGGRGGGGGRGFRGGR; encoded by the exons ATGTCTTACAGAGGTGGTGGCGGTCGAGGAGGCGGTGGTTTTAACCGAGGCGGCGGAGGGGGCAGAGGCGGCGGTGGCTTTGGGGGCCGAGGGGGAGGCGGCGGCTACGGAGGCCGAGGCGGTGGAGGAGGGGGCTACGGaggccgaggtggtggaggaggaTTTCGAGGGGGCGGCCGTGGGGGCTTCCAGAGACAAGACTACGGGCCTCCGGAATATGTTGTCG CTCTGGGAGAGTTCATGCACCCCTGTGAAGATGAGATCGTGTGCAAGTGCACCACGGAAGAGAACAAAGTCCCGTACTTCAATGCTCCCGTTTACTTGGAGAACAAAGAACAAATCGGGAAAGTGGACGAAATATTCGGTCAGCTCCGCGACTTT TATTTCTCTGTGAAGCTCTCAGAAAATATGAAGGCGTCCTCATTCAAGAAATTGCAGAAG TTCTACGTCGACCCCGCCAAGCTGCTTCCCCTGCAGCGGTTCCTGCCCAGACCCCCCGGAGAAAAGGGACCCCCGAGAGGAGGCCGGGGTGGGGGGAGAGGCGGAGGACGAGGGGGAAGGGGAG GAGGGTTTAGAGGCGGTCGAGGCGGCGGAGGCTTCggcggaggaagaggaggaggagggttcagaggaggacgaggaggtgGTGGGGGACGAGGATTCAGAG GTGGAAGATGA
- the rrh gene encoding visual pigment-like receptor peropsin — MDNLSRVLMSKVTDNGLSNSSEDANEGHSFFSQTEHNIVAVYLITAGVISLLSNIVVLAMFVKFKELRTATNAIIINLAFTDVGVSGIGYPMSAASDIHGSWKFGYNGCQIYAALNIFFGMASIGLLTVVALDRYFTICRPDIGQKMTNRTYSLLISAAWINALFWSAMPVVGWASYAPDPTGATCTVNWRNNDASFVSYTMSEITVNFMIPLAVMFYCYYNVSETMKRYTNSSCLDNINMDWSDQVDVTKMSVVMIVMFLVAWSPYSIVCLWASFGDPRLIPAPMAIIAPLFAKSSTFYNPCIYVIANKKFRRSIMVMLRCQTRQEITINNLMPMATSQMPLTQ; from the exons ATGGATAATTTATCTCGGGTTCTCATGAGCAAGGTCACCGATAATGGGCTGTCAAACTCCTCAGAAGATGCAAATGAGGGACATTCGTTTTTTTCACAGACCGAGCACAACATAGTTGCAGTTTACTTGATCACAGCAG GGGTTATTAGCCTGCTGAGCAACATTGTTGTGCTAGCCATGTTTGTCAAGTTTAAGGAACTGCGAACAGCAACCAACGCCATCATTATCAACCTTGCTTTCACCGACGTCGGTGTCAGTGGCATTGGTTACCCAATGTCTGCGGCCTCGGACATCCACGGAAGCTGGAAGTTTGGATATAACGGTTGTCAG ATATATGCGGCATTAAATATCTTCTTTGGGATGGCAAGCATTGGTTTGCTGACTGTGGTTGCCCTTGACCGCTATTTCACCATATGCAGACCTGATATAG GACAGAAAATGACCAATCGTACGTACTCTCTCCTGATTAGTGCTGCCTGGATCAATGCACTATTTTGGTCTGCCATGCCTGTTGTAGGTTGGGCTAGTTATGCCCCAGATCCAACAGGAGCAACGTGCACAGTGAACTGGAGAAACAACGACGC GTCTTTTGTTTCTTACACCATGTCAGAGATTACTGTGAATTTCATGATCCCCCTGGCAGTCATGTTTTACTGCTACTACAATGTCTCTGAGACAATGAAACGGTACACTAATAGCAGTTGTCTGGATAACATAAACATGGATTGGTCCGATCAAGTAGATGTGACAaag ATGTCAGTAGTGATGATTGTCATGTTTCTCGTGGCTTGGTCACCATATTCAATTGTGTGTCTCTGGGCATCTTTTGGAGATCCAAGGCTTATTCCTGCTCCAATGGCCATCATTGCTCCTCTATTTGCCAAATCATCCACCTTCTATAACCCTTGCATATATGTGATTGCAAATAAGAA ATTCAGAAGATCAATCATGGTCATGTTACGCTGCCAAACCCGGCAGGAGATAACCATCAACAACTTGATGCCAATGGCAACTTCACAAATGCCCTTAACACAATAA